The proteins below are encoded in one region of Oncorhynchus kisutch isolate 150728-3 linkage group LG14, Okis_V2, whole genome shotgun sequence:
- the pth2 gene encoding tuberoinfundibular peptide of 39 residues: MAITLVSSSYPQPRRRPIHISPGDPGDKREDWEVLWPSILLRDWSMQMMSAPDFGAAKSKAELLGEQWLPMVGQSQMDEDMAKGWLGDWALQGSNNEEKRNIVVADDAAFREKSKLLTAI; encoded by the exons ATGGCCATAACTCTGGTGTCCTCCAGCTACCCTCAGCCACGACGCCGACCCATACACAT CTCTCCAGGCGATCCAGGAGACAAGAGGGAGGATTGGGAGGTTCTCTGGCCCTCCATCTTGCTCCGTGATTGGAGCATGCAGATGATGTCAGCCCCAGACTTTGGTGCGGCCAAGAGCAAGGCAGAGCTCCTGGGGGAGCAGTGGCTCCCAATGGTGGGCCAGTCGCAGATGGACGAGGACATGGCCAAGggctggctgggtgactgggcTCTGCAGGGATCTAACAATGAGGAGAAGAGGAACATCGTGGTGGCAGATGATGCAGCGTTCAGGGAGAAAAGTAAGCTGCTAACCGCCATTTAG